Proteins encoded within one genomic window of Candidatus Thiodiazotropha endoloripes:
- the icmH gene encoding type IVB secretion system protein IcmH/DotU, translating to MDHDDPFGMKPNESGDRTVIRPRPGGKGPATPQPQAAPTSQPPPQRPLGTAPSLPMRHGANKLEVAASSLLSMMGRLRDTPSHSDPVSLKNSIIDKIRAFENRAQAQGVEQETTFWARYVLCTVTDELVLTTPWGNQSIWRDQSLLVTLHKEAWGGEKFFQLLQKLLQNPAKNLELLELMYVCLSFGFEGRYRPLPDGYAQLQTLKDNLYRTLRNHRDEYERDLSAHWQGDPLKQNALVQYVPLWVVMAISGVVLMLMFSGFSLSLNVKSDPVHAELHNIARNVQTVVERTPPPPPKPELSLRILLANEITQGLVSVAENHLEGTVRIAGDGLFASGKVAVNSQFLPLLNRIAASMDKLEGQIVVVGHTDNIPIRSLRYPSNWHLSRARAESVAKLLALDLSQPARIQSEGRGSAEPLASNDTKEGRARNRRVEITLVKQ from the coding sequence ATGGATCACGATGACCCATTTGGCATGAAGCCCAACGAATCCGGCGATCGCACTGTCATCCGGCCAAGACCGGGTGGTAAGGGCCCTGCCACTCCTCAACCCCAAGCGGCACCGACCAGTCAGCCGCCGCCACAGCGTCCTCTGGGCACCGCCCCGAGTCTGCCGATGCGTCATGGGGCGAATAAGCTTGAGGTCGCTGCCTCCTCGCTGTTATCGATGATGGGCCGACTGCGTGACACCCCTTCTCACTCGGATCCGGTGTCGCTGAAAAATTCCATCATCGACAAGATCAGGGCGTTCGAGAATAGAGCTCAGGCACAAGGCGTGGAACAGGAGACCACCTTCTGGGCTCGCTATGTACTCTGTACGGTAACTGACGAGTTAGTTCTCACCACCCCCTGGGGCAATCAGAGCATCTGGCGCGATCAAAGCCTGTTGGTCACCCTGCACAAGGAGGCCTGGGGTGGGGAAAAATTCTTTCAACTGTTGCAAAAACTTCTGCAGAATCCAGCCAAGAATCTTGAGCTGCTGGAGTTGATGTATGTCTGTCTCTCTTTCGGATTTGAAGGGCGTTATCGTCCACTTCCAGATGGCTACGCACAACTGCAGACCTTGAAAGACAATCTATACCGAACCCTTCGCAACCACCGGGATGAGTATGAACGGGATCTCTCCGCACACTGGCAGGGAGATCCGCTGAAACAGAATGCCCTGGTTCAGTATGTTCCGCTGTGGGTGGTGATGGCGATATCCGGTGTGGTACTGATGTTGATGTTCTCCGGATTCAGTCTCAGCCTGAATGTCAAATCCGATCCGGTCCACGCCGAACTGCACAACATTGCCCGCAATGTGCAAACGGTGGTTGAGCGTACCCCGCCACCGCCGCCCAAACCGGAACTCTCGCTCAGAATTCTGCTCGCCAATGAGATCACGCAAGGCCTGGTCAGCGTCGCGGAGAATCATCTGGAGGGTACGGTCAGAATTGCCGGGGACGGCCTGTTCGCTTCCGGTAAAGTAGCAGTCAACAGTCAATTCCTGCCACTACTGAATCGTATCGCCGCTTCAATGGATAAACTTGAGGGACAGATTGTGGTGGTCGGTCATACCGACAACATTCCCATACGCAGTCTTCGTTACCCCTCCAACTGGCACCTCTCGAGGGCACGTGCTGAATCCGTGGCCAAACTGCTGGCACTGGATTTAAGCCAACCCGCAAGAATTCAGAGTGAAGGGCGCGGCTCGGCAGAGCCCCTGGCATCCAATGACACAAAAGAGGGACGTGCACGTAACAGACGTGTGGAGATCACTCTTGTAAAACAATAG
- the tssM gene encoding type VI secretion system membrane subunit TssM, translating to MRIIKNRWFVAILGLIAISVIIWLIGPLFAFAGSEPLASPTARLITIGVIVLLWAANQARRLFAARKKNQQMLESVVGQKEQTSVSTQESAEEVQILGQRLDDAIRILKESKLGGKQDSQYLYQLPWYMFIGPPGSGKTTALLNSGLHFPLADKLGNDAVQGIGGTRNCDWWFTDDAVLLDTAGRYTTQDSYEEVDRAAWMGFLDLLKKHRKRRPINGALVAISVEDILQLTDIERINHAKAIRLRVKELIDHFGIRFPIYVLFTKCDLLAGFNEFFENLSRDERNQVWGMTFPLNEKDSQDDVINHFKGEFKALEQRIDARLMDRLEQERDVKRRVLIYSFPQQFSALREAAETFLQEAFSENRFQETPMVRGVYFTSGTQEGTPIDRLLGSMAQEFGLNRQIAPAFSGTGRSFFINRLFKDLIFAESHLAGINTRVEKQRAWLQRIAYVGAISLALLAGIAWFTSYSRNQSYIDQVAIQANAADEKVNGVAADDLTLTNVVPALELVRRIPGGYEDQEKEIPWLMGLGLYQGDKLGSEAINAYHNSLKNLFLPRIILSLEDQLKQQGNNPDYLYEALKVYLMFDDKEHYDAETVKAWILLQWQLSLPGGENAQARQALAGHLDALLSQMPMPPTIPLDEALIGRVRNDLLRVPLADRVYDRMKRTTAGGSVAALRLTQEIGPDAELVFSRRSGEPLDKQIPSLFTYQGYHKLFLKDHLSIANKLLEEKWILGPDLERIIGKTDLTRLSSRVKDLYYAEYIRIWEQQLADIRVKPFNNMRQAVEVLNVLSGPTSPLRRYLKLVQEQTTLSRLPGGAQKAAELAAEHGSGITRQLASILQVSPDESQQEPERQLLTTPVDQHFAELNRMINAQEGEQAPLERTLEMLNELYAHMNSIASAGNQSSQAFNAARDPASGGVISRLKLEAQRQPGPLADMINTLADGSSNLTVSGVRSHLNSVWNTRLLPFCQRSLAGRYPLERNSVREVTISDFGRFFGPGGMMENFFNTYLIDFVDTSRRVWRWNAAGNKTLGIPTSTLRQFQRAAVIRDAFFSGSSPEPKINFEIKPLSMDTTITQITLLINQQRVRYNHGPTRWNRLTWPDDSGISDAKILLAPPAGNKPSGLTEDGPWGWFRMIDQAATEATNTPETINVSFDVGGRKSRFALRASGALNPFQLKELADFRCPNRL from the coding sequence TTGAGAATCATAAAAAACCGCTGGTTTGTCGCCATCCTGGGACTGATCGCGATCTCGGTGATCATCTGGTTGATCGGTCCCCTGTTTGCCTTTGCCGGCAGCGAGCCCCTTGCCTCGCCCACCGCCAGACTGATTACCATCGGTGTGATCGTCCTGCTCTGGGCCGCCAATCAGGCCAGACGACTGTTTGCGGCACGCAAGAAAAACCAGCAGATGCTGGAGTCTGTGGTCGGTCAGAAAGAGCAGACCTCCGTATCGACCCAGGAGTCGGCGGAAGAGGTGCAGATTCTTGGGCAACGTCTGGACGACGCCATCCGCATTCTCAAAGAGTCGAAACTGGGGGGTAAACAGGATAGCCAATATCTCTATCAGCTCCCCTGGTATATGTTCATCGGCCCACCTGGAAGTGGTAAAACCACTGCCCTGCTCAACTCGGGGCTGCACTTTCCTCTCGCGGACAAGCTGGGCAACGATGCGGTACAGGGTATCGGTGGAACACGCAATTGTGACTGGTGGTTCACCGATGATGCGGTACTGCTCGATACTGCAGGCCGATACACCACCCAGGACAGTTATGAAGAGGTGGACCGGGCAGCCTGGATGGGCTTTCTTGATCTGCTGAAAAAACATCGCAAGCGCAGACCGATCAACGGCGCCCTGGTGGCCATCAGCGTGGAGGATATTCTGCAGCTGACCGACATCGAGAGAATCAATCACGCGAAGGCGATTCGTCTGCGGGTCAAGGAGCTGATCGACCACTTCGGTATCCGCTTTCCAATCTATGTACTGTTCACCAAGTGCGACCTGCTGGCGGGTTTCAATGAATTTTTCGAAAACCTGAGTCGTGATGAGCGTAACCAGGTCTGGGGAATGACCTTTCCGCTCAACGAAAAAGACAGCCAGGATGATGTGATCAACCACTTCAAGGGAGAGTTCAAGGCCCTGGAGCAGCGTATCGATGCCCGCCTGATGGATCGGCTTGAACAGGAACGGGACGTCAAACGTCGGGTGTTGATCTACTCCTTTCCACAACAGTTCAGCGCACTGCGTGAAGCGGCGGAGACCTTTCTCCAGGAAGCGTTCAGTGAGAACCGTTTTCAAGAGACCCCAATGGTCAGGGGTGTCTACTTCACCAGCGGTACTCAGGAAGGCACACCGATCGACCGCTTGCTTGGATCGATGGCCCAGGAGTTCGGCCTCAACCGTCAGATTGCCCCAGCCTTTTCCGGTACCGGCCGCAGCTTTTTCATCAACAGGCTGTTCAAGGATCTGATATTTGCCGAATCCCATCTGGCCGGTATCAATACCCGGGTTGAGAAACAGCGGGCATGGCTACAGCGTATTGCTTATGTAGGCGCCATCTCCCTGGCACTGCTGGCCGGCATTGCCTGGTTTACCAGCTACAGCCGCAATCAAAGCTATATCGATCAGGTAGCCATACAGGCCAATGCCGCAGATGAAAAAGTCAACGGGGTTGCCGCAGATGATCTGACCTTGACCAATGTGGTGCCCGCCCTGGAGTTGGTGCGACGGATCCCAGGTGGCTATGAGGATCAGGAGAAAGAGATCCCCTGGTTGATGGGACTCGGACTCTACCAGGGTGACAAACTGGGCAGCGAGGCGATCAATGCCTACCACAACAGCCTAAAGAACCTGTTCCTGCCACGCATTATTCTCAGTCTTGAAGATCAGCTGAAACAGCAGGGTAACAACCCTGACTATCTGTACGAGGCGCTCAAGGTCTATCTGATGTTCGATGATAAAGAGCATTACGATGCCGAGACTGTGAAGGCCTGGATACTGTTACAGTGGCAACTCAGCCTGCCTGGTGGGGAAAATGCCCAGGCCCGTCAGGCCCTGGCGGGTCATCTGGACGCCCTGCTCAGCCAGATGCCGATGCCGCCAACCATTCCATTGGATGAGGCACTGATCGGCCGGGTGCGCAACGACCTGTTAAGAGTACCGCTCGCCGATCGGGTCTATGATCGGATGAAACGCACCACCGCAGGGGGCTCGGTAGCCGCATTGCGACTGACTCAGGAGATCGGCCCTGATGCGGAACTGGTCTTCAGTCGACGCTCCGGTGAACCGCTGGACAAGCAGATTCCCAGCCTGTTTACCTATCAGGGATATCATAAACTGTTCCTCAAGGATCACCTGTCGATTGCCAATAAACTGCTCGAGGAGAAGTGGATACTCGGCCCTGATTTGGAAAGGATCATCGGCAAGACCGACCTGACCAGGCTCAGCAGCCGGGTCAAAGATCTCTACTACGCCGAGTACATCCGTATTTGGGAACAACAGCTGGCGGATATACGGGTGAAACCTTTCAACAACATGCGCCAGGCGGTAGAGGTGTTGAATGTTCTTTCCGGACCTACATCGCCGCTACGCCGCTATCTGAAACTGGTACAGGAGCAGACTACCCTCTCCCGCCTGCCGGGAGGCGCTCAGAAGGCGGCGGAGCTGGCGGCTGAGCACGGATCTGGCATTACCCGGCAGTTGGCATCAATCCTTCAGGTATCACCGGATGAGAGCCAGCAGGAGCCAGAAAGGCAGCTGCTGACCACACCAGTGGATCAACATTTCGCCGAACTGAACCGGATGATCAATGCCCAGGAGGGTGAGCAGGCTCCGCTGGAGAGAACCCTGGAGATGCTCAACGAACTGTATGCCCATATGAACTCCATTGCCTCTGCCGGTAATCAGTCGAGTCAGGCATTCAACGCTGCACGAGATCCTGCATCCGGTGGCGTGATCAGCCGTTTGAAACTGGAGGCACAGCGTCAACCCGGTCCACTGGCCGACATGATCAATACCCTGGCGGACGGCAGTTCCAATCTGACCGTCTCAGGGGTCAGAAGCCATCTCAATTCAGTCTGGAACACCCGGCTCTTGCCTTTCTGTCAGCGCAGTCTGGCGGGACGCTATCCACTGGAGCGTAACAGCGTACGTGAAGTGACGATCAGTGATTTTGGACGCTTCTTCGGCCCAGGCGGGATGATGGAGAACTTTTTCAATACCTACCTGATCGATTTTGTCGATACCTCACGCAGAGTTTGGCGTTGGAATGCGGCGGGCAATAAAACCCTGGGTATACCAACCAGTACCCTGCGACAGTTTCAGCGGGCAGCGGTTATCCGGGATGCCTTCTTCAGCGGCAGTAGTCCGGAGCCGAAGATAAACTTCGAAATCAAACCGCTGAGCATGGACACCACGATCACCCAGATCACCCTGTTGATCAATCAGCAGCGGGTCAGATACAACCATGGTCCGACCCGCTGGAACCGACTCACCTGGCCGGATGATTCCGGCATCAGCGATGCCAAGATTCTGCTTGCGCCGCCCGCAGGGAATAAACCCTCAGGTCTGACTGAGGATGGACCCTGGGGCTGGTTCCGCATGATCGATCAGGCTGCAACCGAAGCCACCAACACCCCTGAAACCATCAATGTGAGCTTTGATGTGGGTGGTCGTAAATCCCGTTTTGCACTACGTGCTAGTGGTGCACTCAATCCATTCCAGTTAAAAGAATTGGCAGACTTCCGGTGTCCGAACAGACTTTGA